The following are encoded in a window of Drosophila simulans strain w501 chromosome 3L, Prin_Dsim_3.1, whole genome shotgun sequence genomic DNA:
- the LOC6738585 gene encoding gram-negative bacteria-binding protein 2, whose protein sequence is MRWKTLPCLLLLISSNEILGFKIPSIDFEMLKNEGFEVSIPDEPGIQRVFYMFQIDDTCPALMDYITEAVNGSWVSKQKMSLQNNDKLQISMLVQFNEEIFEKSETRVIINTRLLTTKDSSSRSITFLTEEGECQAYLSPAQQAKRCKPAQTIVSNGRHTCQGELIFEDNFSEAQLNKTTWKHDIRQRMYHVEEELVAFDDAARNCFVKEGELHIVPTIATEVTDGSFKLGDRCTAVESPEQECNIAHGIFYSIKPPVFSAQIHTRNSFSFKFGKIVVRAKLPKGDWLFPYLMLQPVSTYAETHYAKQLRIAYARGNANLRTKQGDDISGNHLYGGGVVWHHGNAVQFLKDKISNSHYGDDFHNYTMIWQRDKITLMVDEEVYGELYDGLPFFNEKCFIIFGVTVGGFLNFDDSLLAKDVKPYKNREPRAALSFWQHRDAWAPTWGRHSAMVIDYVRVYAE, encoded by the exons ATGAGGTGGAAAACTCTGCCATGTTTGTTATTGCTTATTTCAAGCAATGAAATCTTGGGTTTTAAGATCCCCAGTATTGATTTTGAAATGCTAAAGAACGAAGGATTCGAGGTGTCCATACCAG ATGAGCCTGGCATACAGCGGGTTTTCTACATGTTCCAAATAGACGACACTTGTCCGGCTCTAATGGACTACATCACGGAGGCAGTGAACGGAAGTTGGGTCTCCAAGCAAAAGATGAGTCTGCAGAACAACGACAAGCTGCAGATATCAATGCTGGTGCAGTTCAATGAGGAAATCTTCGAAAAGAGTGAAACCAGGGTGATCATAAACACCCGGCTGCTGACCACCAAAGACTCCAGCTCGCGAAGCATAACCTTCCTTACAGAAGAGGGTGAGTGCCAGGCATACCTATCTCCTGCACAGCAAGCCAAACGCTGCAAGCCCGCCCAAACGATAGTGAGCAATGGACGCCACACTTGCCAGGGTGAACTGATCTTCGAGGACAACTTCTCGGAGGCGCAGCTGAACAAGACCACCTGGAAGCATGACATCCG ACAGCGCATGTACCacgtggaggaggagctggtaGCCTTCGACGATGCTGCACGCAACTGCTTTGTGAAGGAAGGAGAACTACACATCGTTCCCACTATCGCCACCGAGGTCACCGATGGCAGCTTCAAGCTGGGAGATCGCTGTACGGCCGTCGAAAGTCCGGAGCAGGAATGCAACATTGCGCACGGCATCTTTTATAGCATCAAGCCTCCAGTTTTCTCCGCCCAAATTCACACCAGAAACTCTTTCAGTTTCAAATTTGGCAAAATCGTCGTGCGGGCCAAGTTGCCCAAGGGGGATTGGCTTTTCCCCT aTCTGATGCTCCAACCGGTTTCCACTTACGCGGAGACCCACTATGCCAAACAACTGA GAATTGCATATGCCCGAGGTAATGCCAATTTGAGGACGAAACAAGGAGATGATATTTCCGGGAACCACTTATATGGCGGCGGTGTGGTTTGGCACCACGGGAATGCAGTGCAGTTCCTCAAGGACAAGATAAGCAACAGCCACTACGGGGACGACTTTCACAACTACACCATGATCTGGCAGAGGGATAAGATTACCCTGATGGTGGACGAGGAGGTTTATGGGGAGCTGTACGACGGACTGCCGTTCTTCAACGAGAAGTGCTTTATTATCTTTGGCGTTACGGTGGGCGGCTTCCTGAACTTCGACGATAGTCTATTGGCCAAGGATGTCAAGCCCTATAAAAACAGGGAACCCCGGGCTGCACTCTCATTTTGGCAGCACCGCGACGCTTGGGCCCCCACTTGGGGCAGGCACAGCGCCATGGTCATAGATTATGTTAGGGTTTATGCGGAGTAG